Proteins encoded within one genomic window of Pararhizobium capsulatum DSM 1112:
- a CDS encoding SDR family oxidoreductase: MPEERRKLVVVTGAGGFLGGHIVARLLLAGYDVRGTLRSLSRAKSVEADIRKFADAGGELSFVEADLLSDRGWQEVMAGADYAIHTASPFPSSQPKHEEDLVKPALEGTLRVLGAAKAAGIKRVVVTSSIAATNYGGGNPPFTEDDWTDVDGPLTVPYYKSKTVAERAAWDFARQEDLEIAVINPGMVLGPILGRRTGTSTGVIRSLLKGKYPALPDFRVSVVDVRDAAEAHVLAIGVPEAAGQRFIVATETLSMRAIADILRQSFPGEAKKVPRFVLPNWLVRLATPFDAGLRLIVKELGRDARVSNEKARRILEWKPRTAEEAVQATAASLLDAGMV, encoded by the coding sequence ATGCCAGAGGAACGTCGCAAACTGGTCGTGGTGACAGGAGCCGGAGGTTTCCTCGGCGGGCACATCGTCGCCCGTTTGCTTCTTGCCGGCTATGATGTGCGCGGCACCTTGCGGTCTCTCAGCCGAGCGAAATCGGTCGAAGCCGATATCCGGAAATTCGCCGATGCGGGCGGCGAACTCTCGTTCGTCGAGGCCGATCTCCTGTCCGATCGCGGCTGGCAAGAGGTCATGGCCGGCGCAGATTATGCCATCCACACGGCATCGCCATTTCCATCATCACAGCCAAAGCATGAGGAGGATCTGGTCAAGCCGGCCCTCGAAGGTACGCTGCGCGTGCTTGGAGCGGCCAAGGCCGCGGGCATCAAGCGTGTCGTTGTGACATCTTCGATCGCAGCGACCAACTACGGCGGTGGCAATCCGCCCTTCACCGAGGACGACTGGACGGATGTCGATGGTCCCCTGACAGTACCCTATTACAAATCCAAGACGGTGGCCGAGAGAGCCGCCTGGGATTTTGCCCGGCAGGAGGATCTGGAGATTGCCGTCATTAATCCAGGCATGGTGCTGGGGCCGATCTTGGGGCGTCGGACAGGGACATCGACGGGCGTGATCCGCAGCCTATTGAAGGGCAAGTATCCGGCGTTGCCGGATTTTCGGGTTTCCGTTGTCGATGTGCGTGATGCCGCCGAAGCGCATGTTCTGGCGATTGGAGTGCCAGAGGCAGCCGGGCAGCGCTTCATAGTCGCGACAGAAACACTCTCGATGCGTGCCATAGCCGATATTCTGCGGCAGTCGTTTCCCGGAGAGGCGAAGAAGGTACCGCGGTTCGTTCTGCCGAACTGGCTGGTGCGGCTTGCGACGCCATTCGATGCTGGCCTCAGGCTGATCGTGAAGGAACTTGGCCGAGATGCACGGGTCTCGAATGAAAAGGCGCGACGTATCCTCGAATGGAAGCCACGAACAGCCGAGGAGGCAGTTCAAGCGACTGCCGCCAGCCTGCTTGATGCCGGAATGGTTTAG
- a CDS encoding GNAT family N-acetyltransferase, which translates to MNRILKDQGQVTVTIEKEPPRQPEILHLLHQSDLYAQSLYPAESNHLVDIKTLEKPEVGFFVARHDGAIVGCCALVDAGDGTAEIKRMFVDPKARGLKIGRKLLERIEAHGLEIGLNAIRLETGIYQPEAINLYRSAGYADIEAFGNYLPDPLSLFMEKPLG; encoded by the coding sequence ATGAATCGAATTTTGAAGGATCAAGGCCAAGTGACCGTAACCATTGAGAAAGAGCCACCACGCCAGCCGGAGATCCTCCATCTTCTGCACCAATCCGACCTTTACGCGCAGTCGCTCTATCCCGCCGAAAGCAACCATCTCGTGGATATCAAAACGCTGGAGAAGCCAGAGGTCGGCTTCTTCGTGGCGCGCCACGATGGGGCGATCGTTGGATGCTGCGCACTGGTCGATGCTGGGGACGGGACGGCCGAAATCAAGCGCATGTTCGTCGATCCGAAGGCGCGCGGGTTGAAGATAGGCCGCAAGCTCCTGGAGCGCATCGAGGCCCATGGTCTGGAGATCGGACTCAACGCCATTCGGCTCGAAACGGGCATTTACCAGCCGGAGGCGATCAATCTTTATCGTTCCGCCGGCTATGCCGATATCGAGGCTTTTGGCAACTATCTGCCCGATCCGCTGAGCCTTTTCATGGAAAAGCCGCTTGGATGA
- the parE gene encoding DNA topoisomerase IV subunit B, whose protein sequence is MNDSNDLFSALPQAPASATPEPASAPKPVAPPAAPVAEAQAATPVSRPAPLKVDTGDYNASAIEVLEGLEPVRRRPGMYIGGTDEKALHHLFAEVIDNSMDEAVAGHANFIDVHLDAEGCLTVTDNGRGIPVENHPKFPGKSTLEVIMTVLHAGGKFDSKVYETSGGLHGVGVSVVNALSDILEVEVARNRKLYRQRFSRGIPQGGLEELGDVQNRRGTKTRFHPDPDIFGPHAKFDPARLFRMARSKAYLFGGVEIRWSCDPSLVEGTETPEKAVFHFPGGLKDYLQATMGKEFTVTREIFAGKTEKSGGHGSMEWAVTWYGGDSIVHSYCNTIPTPEGGTHEAGLRIALTKGLKAYAELTQNKRAAIITTDDVMISAAGMLSVFIREPEFVGQTKDKLATVEAQRLVENALRDPFDHFLADNPNEAAKLLEWVIERADERVRRRKEKEVSRKTAVRKLRLPGKLADCSQNSAAGAELFIVEGDSAGGSAKQARNRANQAILPLRGKILNVASAGREKLGANQQIADLTQALGCGTRSKYREEDLRYERVIIMTDADVDGAHIASLLITFFYQEMPELIRGGHLFLAVPPLYRISQGSKTLYARNDAHRVELMEKEFSGRGKVEIGRFKGLGEMMPAQLKETTMDPSKRTLLKVAIDEVDFEGTRDAVDNLMGTKADARFRFIQERAVFAENLDI, encoded by the coding sequence ATGAACGACAGCAACGACCTTTTCTCCGCCCTTCCGCAGGCACCCGCATCGGCAACGCCTGAGCCCGCGTCCGCACCGAAGCCGGTTGCGCCTCCTGCTGCACCCGTTGCCGAGGCGCAAGCGGCAACGCCCGTTTCGAGACCCGCTCCCCTGAAAGTGGATACGGGGGATTACAATGCCTCTGCGATCGAGGTGCTGGAAGGGCTTGAGCCCGTTCGGCGGCGGCCGGGCATGTATATCGGCGGCACGGACGAAAAGGCGCTGCACCATCTCTTTGCCGAAGTGATCGACAACTCGATGGACGAGGCCGTGGCCGGTCATGCCAATTTCATCGACGTGCATCTTGATGCCGAAGGCTGCCTGACCGTCACGGACAACGGTCGTGGTATTCCCGTCGAAAACCATCCGAAATTTCCTGGCAAGTCGACACTCGAAGTGATCATGACCGTGCTGCATGCCGGCGGCAAGTTCGACAGCAAGGTCTATGAGACCTCCGGCGGTCTGCACGGCGTCGGTGTATCGGTCGTCAACGCGCTGTCCGACATCCTGGAAGTCGAGGTTGCCCGCAACCGCAAGCTCTATCGCCAACGATTTTCCCGCGGTATTCCGCAAGGCGGACTTGAAGAGCTTGGCGACGTCCAGAACCGACGCGGCACCAAGACCCGGTTCCATCCCGATCCGGACATTTTCGGACCTCACGCCAAATTCGACCCCGCCCGACTGTTCCGCATGGCGCGGTCGAAGGCCTATCTCTTCGGCGGCGTTGAAATTCGCTGGTCTTGCGATCCTTCGCTGGTCGAAGGCACGGAAACGCCTGAAAAGGCCGTGTTCCACTTTCCTGGAGGCCTGAAAGATTATCTTCAGGCGACGATGGGCAAGGAATTCACGGTTACCCGCGAGATATTCGCCGGCAAGACTGAAAAATCCGGTGGTCACGGTTCGATGGAATGGGCGGTCACCTGGTACGGCGGCGATTCCATCGTCCATTCCTATTGCAATACCATTCCGACGCCCGAAGGCGGCACGCACGAGGCCGGCTTACGCATTGCGCTGACCAAGGGTCTCAAGGCCTATGCCGAACTGACGCAGAACAAGCGCGCGGCGATCATCACCACCGACGACGTGATGATATCGGCAGCTGGCATGTTGTCCGTCTTCATTCGCGAGCCGGAATTCGTTGGCCAAACCAAAGACAAGCTGGCGACCGTCGAGGCACAGCGCCTTGTCGAGAATGCGCTTCGCGATCCGTTCGACCACTTCCTGGCCGACAATCCGAACGAAGCGGCCAAGCTTCTGGAATGGGTGATCGAACGCGCCGATGAGCGCGTGCGCCGACGCAAGGAAAAGGAAGTCAGCCGCAAGACGGCAGTGCGAAAGCTTCGCCTGCCGGGGAAGCTGGCCGACTGCTCGCAGAATTCGGCTGCAGGGGCGGAACTCTTCATCGTAGAAGGTGATTCGGCCGGTGGCTCGGCCAAGCAGGCGCGCAATCGCGCCAATCAGGCGATCCTACCTTTGCGCGGCAAAATCCTCAATGTCGCCAGCGCCGGTCGCGAAAAGCTCGGTGCCAACCAGCAGATCGCCGATCTCACCCAGGCGCTCGGCTGCGGCACCCGCAGCAAATATCGTGAAGAGGACCTGCGCTACGAGCGCGTCATCATCATGACCGATGCCGACGTCGATGGCGCCCATATCGCCTCGTTGCTGATCACTTTCTTCTATCAGGAGATGCCGGAGCTGATCCGTGGCGGGCATCTCTTCCTGGCCGTACCGCCGCTCTACCGCATCTCTCAAGGGTCGAAGACGCTTTATGCGCGTAACGACGCCCATCGCGTCGAGCTGATGGAGAAGGAATTCTCCGGCCGCGGCAAGGTCGAGATCGGTCGCTTCAAGGGCCTCGGCGAAATGATGCCGGCGCAATTGAAGGAAACCACCATGGATCCGTCCAAGCGAACGCTCCTGAAGGTGGCAATTGACGAGGTGGATTTCGAAGGGACGCGTGATGCCGTCGATAACCTGATGGGCACCAAGGCCGATGCGCGCTTCCGGTTTATCCAAGAGCGCGCTGTCTTCGCCGAAAACCTCGATATCTGA
- a CDS encoding alpha/beta hydrolase, which produces MRLSTVHFVVCAFVSLLAAAWPVCAQDIGPFKDDLFSYGKVLDSADNGDFRVIDYDKPRDIWKRDLEPEHRVRRAYVSLGVRKMQANETLDVGGRPLDIGRVGNPDGAAFSVIFVHGRGGDRRLGMNDYNFGGNFNRLKNLAVENGGVYYAPTIRSFDRAGVADISGLIAYAQQHSPGRPIVLACASMGSFICWGITREVAAVSALKGMVIMGGPSDGTFPASAAYKAKLPIYFTHGTLDIVYPYQGQIDFYRSLKDKGYPTRFVLFNTGSHGTPVRMTDWRDVLNWIGVG; this is translated from the coding sequence ATGCGGCTGTCCACAGTTCATTTCGTTGTTTGCGCGTTCGTGTCGCTTCTTGCCGCGGCATGGCCGGTGTGCGCGCAGGATATAGGGCCTTTCAAGGACGATTTGTTCTCCTATGGAAAGGTGCTCGATAGCGCCGACAACGGCGATTTCCGCGTGATTGACTACGACAAGCCGCGCGATATCTGGAAACGTGACTTGGAACCGGAGCATCGTGTACGTCGCGCCTATGTGTCGCTCGGAGTCAGAAAGATGCAGGCGAACGAGACACTCGATGTCGGCGGACGTCCGTTGGACATCGGGCGGGTCGGCAATCCCGACGGCGCGGCTTTTTCCGTGATCTTCGTTCACGGGCGCGGTGGCGACCGGCGGCTTGGCATGAACGATTATAATTTTGGCGGTAACTTCAATCGCCTGAAAAATCTTGCGGTCGAAAATGGAGGGGTCTACTACGCCCCCACAATCCGTTCCTTCGATAGGGCCGGGGTTGCCGATATCAGCGGATTGATCGCCTATGCGCAGCAACACTCACCGGGAAGGCCGATCGTGCTGGCTTGTGCATCGATGGGCAGTTTCATCTGCTGGGGCATAACGCGCGAGGTCGCGGCCGTCAGTGCGTTGAAGGGCATGGTGATCATGGGAGGGCCTTCCGACGGAACCTTTCCCGCGAGTGCAGCTTACAAAGCCAAGCTGCCGATCTATTTTACGCATGGTACGCTCGATATCGTCTACCCTTATCAAGGGCAGATCGATTTCTATCGATCCCTGAAAGACAAGGGCTATCCTACGCGTTTCGTCCTTTTCAACACCGGTTCACACGGTACGCCCGTCCGCATGACCGACTGGCGCGATGTTTTGAATTGGA